A segment of the Eleutherodactylus coqui strain aEleCoq1 chromosome 6, aEleCoq1.hap1, whole genome shotgun sequence genome:
GCCACCTGTCCACTCCTCCGATGCCTCTGGTGAGACGTACATCTCTTCCTActagcccaggtagagattggcaTAGATGGGGACACAAGGGCTCTCCAGCGCcgccccctgagctggtggtagAGTTTTAttttaaagagaaaataaaaataatgttcaAAAAGCAAAGAATACCAATTTGGTGACAAATACAGCGTGGTCCCTAAATTGAATAACTCGCTGTTGCAAGAAATGTAAAACATTACAGCCCCCTGAATGGAGGATTGAACTTTAGAGGACCTCAATGTCTAGTCTAGCCAGTTAAGTGACTTCATCAACTATAATCCCCTCTTGATGTCTGAGGATGTCCATTGCATCCGTAATGTAAGAGGGAGGCGCCTCGACGTAAGAACATAACATTTTGTCATTGTAAATGTTGGCATTTTGGAGGAGATTGTCAATACCTGAGATGATGGGGCACCCCTTAAGTCGGGTGAGACCCTTGTGTATTCTTGGGAGACAGTAAAACCTGCGGTTTTGTTGGAATCCTAAAGGTATACTCGTTTTGTGATTATTGTCTTTGACTTCATTTACTAAATCTTTAAGTTGGGACAAAAATGATCAGGGGGGTCCTCTCTAAGACACTTATAGCCCTCAGTATCGTCCAAAATATCTCTACACATTTTGATGTAGGACTCAGGATTACTATGTTACCCAATTCTTGAGGTCTTGAGGCTTTGAAGTTGACCTGAAGAAATGTTACTGAAGGGCAACCTTTAAACAGACAGCTTTTTAAGTTCCTTGAGGACTCTATGTTTAAAGAAGTCTATCAAAGGACAATCAAAAGGAGGTGGGAACTTGTGTAGCGTACCGAAGTGGTAGACTCCCTCAAACAATGTGGTTACTCCCTAAATGTATtggtttatttgcttttgcaaccTAAACTTATATTCTACTGGTTGGTCGCCCTAGTATGCTTTGTAGTCTATCAATCATCTAGCTTCAACTCAGGTATTGGCTAGCTAGATGGTGAGTTGTTAGTGGACCTGTGATTGGTGGATAAGCCCTCTGCAGGGGTTGGTTTAGAAAAATCATATAAAAGAGAGAGGGGAGTGACAGAAGGAGAGTCTAAGGAGAGTACAAGAGAGAGAATGTAGTCATAGGAGAAAGGAAGCAAGTTCAGGAAGAGAgacagtgcagtgggaaggagaaagtgtgagtacaaacAAAAGCATTGTGTATAAAAAGAATCAGAAGCAGATTCAGTTTAAGTAAACAcaaaagaaagaaagacaaaacaaacaaaataagcattttgcatccatcttttagggggggggggttatggtgtgttcaatttattgtccaGGTCATTATgcatacgacaataccaaatatgtgggatttttgtaatttttaaattttttttcttgcattttttttacaccacctccccccccccaccccccaccccgttttttaaatccctgtaggggacttgaactataaCAGCTATGATCACTATAATAATGCATTATAAATTATAGGCAATGGCAACcgaggacaccagtatctggcatcatGTTGCCATGCAACCAATCGGCCCTCTGTCCTACTGATTTAAGTACCCCACAGCCAGAATGTAAACTTATATCCTGTGGCGTTAAGCGGTTAAATGCCGCTATTAATTCTGACAGCAGAACCCAGATGCCCCGATCAGTTTTTGGGAATCCTTAACGGGCTTCTGGCGATGAGATTGTGAGGTGCcattcagttgtcatggcagcctgagaCTTTCTCAAAGCCCCCAGGGTTGTAATGAATGATTACCTAGCAAGGTGTGCCTGGGGCATGTCTCGATAGACGgcctgtcaaaaaacagtatgatacaatattatggtattgcagtatactgtataagtgatcaaacgatcacaagttcaagtcctttATGGGGACTAAAGACTAATGTTAAAGTGCgttaaatacatttttgattattaaaaataaataaataaccaaaCGTCTACACCCCTTACCTTTTTCCCagttgtctcacaaaaaaaaaaaaaatcacaaaaaaattggtattgctttGTCCATAAAATACCAGGtttttaaaatattacattattaatccCCCACAGTgttcaatgccaaaaaaaaaaaatactgtatttttcgctttataagacgcactttttccccctccaaagcggggggggggaggggggagttgctgcgtctaatagagcgaatgtgccaaaaaatttgttccgatcgccatttttagcgcgatcgcattttagttagcgcgattgcgtgttaaactcgtgatcgcacgaacaaatgtgtgaccagtctcctccccactgccgcccatacatacctctgattggtcgtgAGCGCCGGAGGggactactgctgctccccgcctccaccaaacggcttccttcctcctgctgcacacaagcgccgctgtgatatggagcgccggtttttcggacctctgctgctccctctgcccCGTCACTCGGCACTatccctgcgctgtccctgggtgagttcaaatttttttcccctattttcccgctctaaaatggggtgcgtcctatagaccggtgcgtcttatagaacGGAAAATACGGTAATCAATACCAGAATTGCACTATTTTGGTCACGCTGTATCCAAGAAAATATGGAATACAAAAGTGATCTAAAAATGGTATGCACATCAAAATGGTACTTATTAAAAACTATAGGCATTGtgccaaaaatgagcccttgccaaaaaaaataaagtgtgtgtgtgggaagggggggggggaggggaggcaaaagatggtggcagaaatctCTTTAAGAGATTTCTTTTTAAGCCACTCTACATctccatttctccccacttagaaATTCTGAAAACCCTCCAGCACGTTACACGGCACTTCAAATggtagcattaaaaaatacatctcgtgctgcaaaaaacaagccctcatgtagaaatgtgattttttttttgacagtggcgaggaaaaaaattaaatgagaaaacaaaaaaggatctgcaccaggaaggggttaacggacATTTGTAAGCACATTCATTTCTGACCGTTGTACCTTGTAAATATAACCATAATCTGCTGGCAAATGAGCAAACACTCGGATCTGTTATGTAGGCATAAAACTTATTGCTTGTTTTAGTGCACCCCCTCGTGTAaatgggggatgtgctgccaacaaagaTGAAAACTAGTGgccacacggtcacaggtagtaAATAACTTTTTGTGCAGCTGTATTTTCGGACTTCCGTCATGCTGTGTGAAGTTCTGCGTTCCAGACACTGATTGACTTGTTATATCATCGATGGGCAATTAGTCCTCCGGTCAAAAAGGGACTTGTCAGCTGGTTATTCGAAGGCCGGGCTCACTTGACTGTGTTGGTATGTTGTATCCCATGTTTGTGTCTTGTGCGTGGAATACTTGACTAATCACCCATAGGTGCCATATTGCTGCTCCAACAAATTGGGCAAAAAGTGAGCAcaagaaaaatcccagcatgttctatcttggcacctATTACGagcgcatacatgccaagagAGTACATGGCAATGAGTGGCgaacagcaagtacacaatgtctgAGCTCGGCCTAACTGTGAAGCTACTGAACCATCTAATGATGGTTAGATGGAATATAGTCTGAGGCCAGTGTTACCCAGTAATGGCGTCAGTTCTGGCCCTCCTGGAAGCACAACCAATCCTGAAGTGCTAACATGTCACAAGCCACTATGATTAAAGTCACTAGCattattcttttttcatttcaggTGTCACTACAGTAACTTGGCATTTTCCTTGCTTGCCCATGTTTTGGCTGAACACACATCCGAAGGAGAGTATCAGCGTTGGGTTGCAGACAATATCTTGGACCGTCTTGGCATGGAAGACACTGGGTTTGATTTTACTCCTCCAATCATTTCTCAGATGGCAGTTGGTGTGTATGGCAGTGGTCAAGTGGCACCCCTATATGATCTAGGCTGGTATCGCCCATCAGGTCAGATGTATTCCACAGCGGCAGATATGGCCAAGTTGGCAATGGTGCTTCTGGGAACTTACCACCGTCGGATTTTGGAGCCAGACACATTGAAGACAATGCTAACTCCGCTCTTTAAGTGTTCCTTGGATTACTTCGCTAACAAAACAGGGACCCCCTGGGAAGTAAATGAGCAGTTCGGTTATGACATCATCCGTAAAGATGGTGACTTGGATGGGTACTCTGCCACCTTTTCCATGGTTCCTAAGCTCCATGTGAGCTTTATTGTCCTTATGTCTGGGACGagacctcaggaagaggacatcATTACTAAGACCTATAATTTTTTGATACCGGCTTTGGAGAAAGCGTTCAGAGAGGCGGATAAGAGACTCCGCCCAACTCCGAACCCCGCTCCTTACATTGGATTTTACACCTATGCAAATCTGACATTTTATGAGATCAAGGTGGGACCCAATGGCGTTCTAGTCATGCAGCAATTTGGGCCTCACATTGAAGATCTGATACCAGAAAGTTATCGGACAATTCGGCTCCACTACTTAGAGGAGAGGGTTCTGCAGGTTGTGTTTGACAAAGAGTTCCCATGCATTCTGCAACTGGGAACAGCATCAGTCTCACTAGAGACACAGGACAGACAACTCTTCAACTTCTACCCATACAACTCTCAGGGATTGTCCCCTGGATTCGATGCTCCAGGTCTGAATACCTATAAAGTCCTGCGCATCCACCACAAGCCCGTGTTTTACAACTGATAGTCAGCCATACTCAACATGGAGTCAAGTATGCAAAGAGGAACTCAAAGCCTCTGCTACTACTGAGTGAGACCGCGGGTGCTTGAGACACTTTATCTCTGTCTCCAAGATGTGTATGATTGCAGCACCAAGAAAACAATGAGTGAGGGGTCAATGGATGCAGATGATAAGAGACGATCCATATGTGATGTGGATGTGTATATCCAGATCTGCCAATTGTGAGCGTCATGGTGTCAGGTGTTACATGTGCCGGAACGTTGTACTCATATAGAATTCCTGGTAATAAAGGTGATGTTACACCCATGTGCCCTCAATGTCTGTACACCTCTTTGTTGGGACACATTTGGCACCATATACATACTCCATCTCAAAAACGCACGCAAAAGTGGAGatgggaatgaacccattgaaatcaattttgGGCACACAAACACCTCCGTGGGAACTGCGGAATGCGTTCTCCAgaacatcttgcagaatttctcgtGTTTTATCTtgcagactttaaccctttccaatccaatttgtatcctggttttcctagggagcttactctttttttctgctgttatacaacggcgctatctgctggctaaagccagtagtgcatgaggtgacgcgttggataggctccgacagcagagaggctggcaatctgcagtaagagaaccccgacgaatgtcttccaacatcggagctgtacagccttaaatcataatgtcttcagaggtcagacagtggactggaaagggttaattacagatttacatctcctgtatgttagaaatctgcaacaacaattccgcAGCAAGGCATTCTTAATTCTACAGCAGAGAGCTTTTCCGTTGTGGAATTTGATCTCGCGGTTTAGAAGTAAACACATACGGATTCTAACAGATTCAAGTCCTATAAAGACAacattgtgacacagaaatgGCCATACGGActaattctgccccatgtgaaaggtctctattagagatgagcgaacctactcgtttcaagtaattactcgatcgagcaccgcaattttcgagtacttccgtactcgggtgaaaagattcggggggggccggggggagccgTGGCAGAGCGGGgcatagcagcggggaacaggggggagccctctctctctccctctcccccccacttcccgctgcaaccccccactcacccacagcgcccccgaatctt
Coding sequences within it:
- the LACTBL1 gene encoding putative beta-lactamase-like 1, whose amino-acid sequence is MDGLPIQPSRRRGLSRTTPVQWKWTYLGLTLFFLLSITMTGCFIWQYKLPKLELAPVKEEVVPDVVQMCPRFPEPVSLDHPVPVLKEALEKVDKFLRSKIRMPGLPAMSAIVTYNDTVLWTGSFGKKNGSDPSSAAPNEYTIYRIASISKLFPSLMLYKLWEEGELNSLDDPLERYAANFSIKNPLGRGRHLEHKYMADGLAFMEKGTQPVKATAVTLRRMASQLSGLPRRLRSTSLLWKGTTQEAIELLHDDVLVADPGTKCHYSNLAFSLLAHVLAEHTSEGEYQRWVADNILDRLGMEDTGFDFTPPIISQMAVGVYGSGQVAPLYDLGWYRPSGQMYSTAADMAKLAMVLLGTYHRRILEPDTLKTMLTPLFKCSLDYFANKTGTPWEVNEQFGYDIIRKDGDLDGYSATFSMVPKLHVSFIVLMSGTRPQEEDIITKTYNFLIPALEKAFREADKRLRPTPNPAPYIGFYTYANLTFYEIKVGPNGVLVMQQFGPHIEDLIPESYRTIRLHYLEERVLQVVFDKEFPCILQLGTASVSLETQDRQLFNFYPYNSQGLSPGFDAPGLNTYKVLRIHHKPVFYN